In one window of Propionispora hippei DSM 15287 DNA:
- the tsaE gene encoding tRNA (adenosine(37)-N6)-threonylcarbamoyltransferase complex ATPase subunit type 1 TsaE — MVVIKIKTFKPEETYRLGEKLAALLQAGDVVCLSGTLGAGKTLLTQGIAAGLKIREAVTSPTFTIMNVYDAPIRLYHFDLYRLEQPGELADIGFDEYTGPHSDGVAIIEWPDRFDGYMPEENFWLTISLGEQTGERVISLAANGGNYERRIERLKDIANSCD; from the coding sequence ATGGTAGTAATTAAAATAAAAACTTTTAAGCCGGAAGAGACTTACCGGCTAGGGGAAAAACTGGCGGCACTGCTGCAAGCTGGTGACGTGGTTTGTCTGTCGGGAACACTCGGCGCCGGAAAAACGCTGTTAACCCAGGGCATTGCGGCAGGACTCAAAATTCGAGAGGCAGTCACCAGTCCAACCTTCACGATCATGAATGTATATGATGCGCCTATACGGTTGTACCATTTCGATTTGTATCGTTTGGAGCAGCCCGGCGAACTGGCCGATATCGGTTTTGATGAATATACAGGCCCACATTCCGACGGTGTGGCTATTATTGAATGGCCTGACCGGTTTGATGGGTATATGCCAGAAGAAAACTTCTGGCTCACCATCAGTCTGGGCGAACAAACAGGGGAACGGGTGATTAGCCTGGCCGCAAACGGTGGAAATTACGAAAGACGGATTGAGAGGTTGAAAGATATTGCCAATTCTTGCGATTGA